A window of the Ipomoea triloba cultivar NCNSP0323 chromosome 14, ASM357664v1 genome harbors these coding sequences:
- the LOC116003791 gene encoding uncharacterized protein LOC116003791 isoform X1, with amino-acid sequence MDELEFRRFLELFPVVRSRDFHLESETRQSASQSVRNLEGRKLLNEGNGADGGSSKTREIDYHDAFWNKLKAVAEQKVGTVEAEKFCKAFQQVYMKLVYEELSSDAAHSFLNS; translated from the exons ATGGATGAGCTTGAATTCCGACGTTTTCTTGAGCTCTTCCCGGTCGTCAGATCTCGCGATTTTCAC CTTGAATCTGAGACGAGGCAATCAGCTTCTCAGTCGGTGCGAAATTTGGAG GGAAGGAAACTACTCAATGAAGGGAATGGAGCTGATGGAGGTAGTTCTAAGACTCGGGAAATTGACTACCATG ATGCATTTTGGAACAAACTGAAGGCAGTTGCAGAGCAAAAG GTTGGCACAGTGGAAGCAGAAAAGTTTTGCAAGGCATTTCAGCAAGTTTACATGAAACTT GTTTATGAAGAACTGAGTTCAGATGCTGCTCATAGCTTTCTAAACTCATGA
- the LOC116003791 gene encoding uncharacterized protein LOC116003791 isoform X2, whose product MDELEFRRFLELFPVVRSRDFHLESETRQSASQSVRNLEGRKLLNEGNGADGDAFWNKLKAVAEQKVGTVEAEKFCKAFQQVYMKLVYEELSSDAAHSFLNS is encoded by the exons ATGGATGAGCTTGAATTCCGACGTTTTCTTGAGCTCTTCCCGGTCGTCAGATCTCGCGATTTTCAC CTTGAATCTGAGACGAGGCAATCAGCTTCTCAGTCGGTGCGAAATTTGGAG GGAAGGAAACTACTCAATGAAGGGAATGGAGCTGATGGAG ATGCATTTTGGAACAAACTGAAGGCAGTTGCAGAGCAAAAG GTTGGCACAGTGGAAGCAGAAAAGTTTTGCAAGGCATTTCAGCAAGTTTACATGAAACTT GTTTATGAAGAACTGAGTTCAGATGCTGCTCATAGCTTTCTAAACTCATGA